A genome region from Flammeovirga agarivorans includes the following:
- a CDS encoding putative glycoside hydrolase, translating into MKQQILLIPLLLIISFASVFAVNSEEGNELEPIDITIHSDGSTIAIEYEDIGVFEQEISGENYILWINNVEYTIEKVTQVENMLNLLIPSWIEISDYDELTLTFFSDNQLNDKGVSLMSFEKRTIENTVQYEVKFPDYYPNFSWNHINTHLHFHKNIDLLNEEEVQFVAHQSPFITLEKTHAMKAYGSTEKGIAAETRQLKRINPNLQVLYYWNGFVHYDVYEASEEFQQHPEWVLEDSRETSNTNYDLTNPEMRSWWVQSLKEAIVNSNTDGVFVDALTQITVENNKNYWGEEKFYELGESVFKLLEETRSAIGDDKIILVNGIRSVNEQTNGTQYADYVDAFMIEHFAFLQAESKENILLDLKAMDNMGKKGKMVLLKAWPGWYWRENEFMDQYSQDELIALANDNLDFPLGCFLMGMHEYSYILYGWGYAHTQGWMEDYEKLKQNFGKPLSNFKKEGWILSREFENGKVMVDLENKTATFEKSFFNYYANSQTSTLVDSLNSDGLDYFEKVKNPDPKNNTATFVGKFKNQPNEQTSISFYLNGSLDSESTTQFKFQLYVKKGSHLSVLNHSISVNITDNDGLIWEEELPIEQYNEWINYTIEIPYDQLKNLELNTIQLRFDTPDNDKVLEYYLEGVMGPNVVSNAIELEGYSNKYGNEVILDLKSTQNITVSNDLTFQLEVDTDIYEGLDNVFSSEKRLVLNLPKPLVSSTSKNIKINITKGSIVDESDNKLEVSSKININNKTTTEFVEYYNTTKRNSLVRVDTLLNTASIIEDSATSPIITSFFPDTSTLKFTRGENTVFSFLQFNLKKAIDLKTSSTFSINIYQKSEDESITDNMISCYLRKDNKTETQVKVDKFITKQDEWDNLIFDFSSVQLLEEEYNQLLFFFASPDYDFDASNKSIFIEDIRGPELMNFTIEVPVEDKITSSIDSEAILVVYPNPSSHNIMYFNRDVTEVYVYNLEGKLIFEETSDQMRWVNLQKINSGIFLVKVRLPDGKYYTQRWVKQ; encoded by the coding sequence ATGAAACAACAAATACTTCTTATCCCTCTATTATTAATTATCTCATTTGCTTCTGTTTTTGCTGTTAATAGTGAAGAAGGAAACGAACTTGAGCCTATTGATATTACTATTCATTCAGATGGATCTACTATAGCAATAGAATATGAGGACATTGGCGTTTTTGAACAAGAAATTAGTGGAGAGAATTATATCCTATGGATCAATAATGTTGAGTATACTATAGAGAAGGTGACTCAGGTTGAAAATATGCTCAACTTACTAATACCTTCTTGGATTGAGATAAGTGATTACGATGAACTCACATTGACATTTTTTTCTGATAATCAGTTGAACGATAAAGGGGTATCATTGATGTCTTTTGAGAAAAGAACGATAGAAAATACGGTTCAATATGAAGTGAAGTTTCCAGATTATTACCCAAATTTTTCATGGAATCATATCAATACACACCTTCATTTTCACAAGAATATTGATTTACTAAATGAAGAGGAAGTTCAGTTTGTCGCTCATCAAAGCCCCTTCATCACTTTAGAGAAAACTCATGCGATGAAGGCTTATGGAAGTACGGAAAAAGGGATTGCGGCAGAAACTCGTCAACTTAAAAGAATTAACCCTAACCTTCAGGTGTTATATTATTGGAATGGATTTGTACACTATGATGTCTATGAGGCTAGCGAAGAATTTCAACAACACCCTGAATGGGTTTTAGAAGACAGTAGGGAGACATCAAATACAAATTATGATCTTACAAATCCTGAGATGAGATCATGGTGGGTACAGTCATTAAAAGAGGCTATTGTGAACAGCAATACAGATGGTGTATTTGTGGATGCATTAACTCAGATTACTGTTGAAAACAATAAAAACTACTGGGGAGAAGAGAAGTTTTATGAACTTGGAGAAAGTGTTTTTAAGCTTTTAGAGGAAACTAGATCTGCAATTGGAGACGATAAAATTATTCTAGTAAATGGAATAAGATCTGTAAACGAACAAACTAACGGTACACAATATGCAGACTATGTGGATGCATTTATGATTGAACATTTTGCCTTTTTACAAGCTGAAAGCAAGGAGAATATATTGCTTGATTTAAAAGCTATGGACAATATGGGCAAGAAGGGAAAGATGGTATTATTAAAAGCATGGCCTGGTTGGTATTGGAGAGAGAACGAATTTATGGATCAATACTCACAGGATGAATTAATTGCACTAGCTAATGATAACTTGGACTTTCCGTTAGGATGTTTTCTGATGGGAATGCATGAGTATTCTTATATTCTTTATGGTTGGGGATATGCCCACACACAAGGGTGGATGGAAGATTATGAGAAGCTTAAACAGAACTTTGGCAAGCCATTATCAAACTTTAAAAAAGAAGGTTGGATACTCTCAAGAGAATTTGAAAATGGTAAAGTAATGGTTGATTTAGAAAATAAAACAGCCACTTTTGAAAAGTCTTTCTTTAATTATTACGCCAATTCTCAGACCTCAACATTAGTAGATAGTCTTAATTCAGATGGATTGGATTATTTTGAAAAAGTAAAGAATCCAGACCCCAAAAACAATACGGCTACATTTGTAGGTAAATTTAAGAATCAACCAAATGAGCAAACTTCAATATCTTTCTATTTGAATGGTTCATTGGATTCTGAGTCAACCACTCAATTTAAATTCCAACTTTATGTAAAAAAAGGATCACATCTTAGTGTTCTAAATCATTCTATATCAGTAAATATTACTGATAATGATGGGTTAATCTGGGAAGAAGAGTTGCCGATAGAGCAATACAACGAATGGATAAATTATACTATCGAAATACCCTATGATCAACTAAAAAACCTTGAACTGAATACCATCCAATTGAGGTTTGATACTCCAGATAACGACAAGGTTTTAGAATATTACTTAGAAGGAGTAATGGGTCCAAATGTGGTGAGTAATGCAATTGAGTTGGAAGGGTATTCAAATAAGTATGGCAATGAGGTCATATTAGACCTTAAAAGTACTCAAAATATAACAGTTTCTAATGATCTAACTTTCCAATTAGAAGTTGATACTGATATTTACGAAGGCCTTGATAATGTTTTTAGTTCAGAGAAGAGATTAGTATTAAACCTACCGAAACCACTTGTTTCTTCAACTAGTAAAAACATTAAAATTAATATTACGAAAGGAAGTATTGTAGATGAAAGTGATAATAAGTTAGAAGTATCATCAAAAATTAATATCAATAACAAAACGACTACCGAATTTGTAGAATATTATAATACAACTAAGAGAAACTCATTGGTTAGGGTAGATACTCTATTAAATACTGCCTCAATAATTGAAGATTCAGCTACTTCACCAATTATAACAAGTTTTTTTCCAGATACTTCAACATTAAAATTTACTAGGGGTGAAAATACAGTATTCTCTTTCCTACAATTTAATTTAAAAAAGGCCATTGATCTTAAAACATCAAGTACTTTTTCAATAAATATTTATCAGAAGAGTGAGGATGAATCAATAACAGATAATATGATATCATGTTATTTGAGAAAAGACAATAAGACTGAAACACAAGTTAAGGTTGATAAATTTATCACAAAGCAAGACGAGTGGGATAATCTGATTTTCGATTTTAGTAGTGTTCAGTTATTGGAAGAAGAATACAATCAATTATTATTCTTTTTTGCATCACCAGATTATGATTTTGATGCTTCAAATAAATCAATTTTTATTGAAGACATTAGAGGCCCTGAGTTGATGAATTTTACCATCGAAGTACCTGTGGAAGATAAAATTACTAGTAGTATTGATTCTGAGGCTATACTTGTAGTTTATCCTAATCCTTCTTCACACAACATTATGTACTTTAATAGAGATGTTACTGAAGTTTATGTGTACAATCTTGAAGGTAAATTAATATTTGAAGAAACTTCTGATCAAATGAGATGGGTGAACTTACAGAAAATAAATTCAGGTATCTTTCTAGTAAAAGTTAGACTTCCTGATGGTAAGTATTATACACAACGTTGGGTAAAACAATAA
- a CDS encoding SusC/RagA family TonB-linked outer membrane protein — protein MTTQQLINAQSFDVKGVVKSEDVTLPGALIAVKGNGNVGTVTDINGEFSIQAKKDDTLVVSFLGFKTIEVPVNGRKQIEVVLTEEMNELDEVVVIGYGAQKKEDLTGSVGRVGKEILEKTNTASFENELQGRMAGVQVTSNSGQPGASSTIRIRGVNSLGGNSNPLYVIDGVPLISNTTGGFAQEEGAQLSALADLNPKDIESIEVLKDASSTAIYGAMGSNGVILITTKKGEEGKIRVNSSLNYSVHEVAPWMYIDMIDANDFINLRKEAGHNVSEENLELAQNGQMPSTDWQKEFYKQGRTVDGNVTVSGGTKKYNFYTSAGYYDSEGIIPNSGYTRFSLKGSFNANLSDKVRVGSSMNFSRSMSDVVNTATSFNDQEGQSSVVYHTLRSHPTMTVNGENLLSEDFLIQSLYNTPITLANSNTTDYINNNLIGNLYFKYKPIDGLEFESKFGFYLSQRENSFYRDRSLYVQGYNGGWARRRFTNVNTWNWDNMMRYNKKWGKLKSENLLLVNARYSGNHYIQQEAKNFPSDATLYHDMGAGLIQMPNVSGIDERTMLSGVARSILSFDDRYFLTMSIRADGASQFSEGNKWGYFPAISGAWKINNEKFLKDKKNIDLVKLRIGYGENGNPATYTGQSLSTFNSGRIILGNPENQYSSYQEASFTNDELRWEKTKEINFGLDLAFFKERIAITADYYKKNTEDLLLNTNVPAFTGFQTGLLNVGTLENEGFEFSLTTVNIERRNFSWSTTSNITLGKTIITELLTDPLSSGYQNPWVSGPTQRLIVGEELGTFWGYKSDGIYQYSDFEEFQGMTQEQAANKFKSDIARDPQVTYTPWKESDIHQANQPGQQKYKDVNGDGKISVDDQTIIGTAQPDFVWSMNNTFSYKNLELSIYFVGEQGKDMANLTNWRLSFMDGNSNITQEMYDTRWTPDNPSSTNHRPSRYNTQSQLPFSDLVIEDASYIRLKRVSMTYRFKMNKTRGSIMLSANDIYTWTNYKGYNPDVSLNGANSLMMGHDYGIYPLPITYTVGISLSL, from the coding sequence TTGACAACACAGCAACTAATTAATGCTCAAAGTTTTGATGTTAAAGGGGTAGTCAAGAGTGAAGATGTCACCTTACCAGGAGCATTGATTGCTGTAAAGGGTAATGGTAATGTAGGTACAGTAACCGACATCAATGGTGAGTTCAGTATCCAAGCAAAAAAGGATGATACTCTTGTTGTTTCTTTTCTAGGGTTTAAAACCATAGAAGTGCCAGTGAATGGTAGGAAACAAATTGAAGTGGTGCTTACTGAAGAAATGAATGAATTAGATGAGGTTGTAGTCATTGGCTATGGCGCTCAAAAAAAAGAAGATTTGACGGGTTCTGTTGGACGAGTAGGGAAAGAAATACTTGAGAAAACGAATACCGCTTCTTTCGAAAACGAATTACAAGGTAGAATGGCAGGTGTACAAGTGACCTCTAATTCAGGTCAACCTGGAGCATCCTCAACCATTAGAATCAGAGGGGTTAATTCTTTGGGTGGTAATTCTAATCCTTTGTATGTGATTGACGGAGTTCCCCTCATCTCAAATACTACAGGTGGTTTTGCCCAAGAAGAAGGTGCTCAATTAAGTGCATTGGCTGATCTAAATCCAAAAGACATTGAGTCAATTGAAGTATTAAAAGATGCCTCTTCAACGGCAATCTATGGTGCGATGGGCTCGAATGGTGTTATTCTTATCACAACAAAAAAAGGTGAAGAAGGAAAGATCAGAGTAAACTCATCTTTAAACTATTCTGTTCATGAAGTTGCCCCTTGGATGTATATTGATATGATCGATGCAAATGATTTTATTAATTTAAGAAAAGAAGCAGGACATAATGTCTCAGAAGAAAACCTTGAGTTAGCTCAGAATGGGCAAATGCCTTCTACAGATTGGCAAAAAGAGTTTTATAAACAAGGAAGAACTGTAGATGGAAATGTTACTGTATCAGGAGGTACAAAAAAATACAACTTTTATACTTCAGCTGGCTATTATGACTCTGAAGGTATCATTCCAAATTCTGGATATACAAGGTTCTCTTTAAAAGGTAGTTTTAATGCCAACTTATCAGATAAAGTGAGAGTTGGATCATCAATGAACTTCTCTAGAAGTATGTCAGACGTTGTTAACACAGCGACAAGTTTTAATGATCAAGAAGGCCAATCTAGTGTGGTATACCATACATTGAGATCGCACCCAACAATGACAGTAAATGGAGAAAACCTATTATCCGAAGACTTTCTGATTCAATCACTCTATAATACGCCAATAACTTTAGCCAACAGTAATACGACAGACTATATCAATAATAACTTAATTGGTAATTTGTACTTTAAATATAAACCTATTGATGGTTTAGAATTTGAGTCTAAATTTGGATTTTATTTAAGTCAGAGAGAAAACTCATTTTATAGAGACAGATCACTTTATGTACAAGGTTACAACGGTGGTTGGGCCAGAAGAAGATTTACCAATGTAAATACCTGGAACTGGGACAACATGATGCGTTATAACAAGAAATGGGGGAAACTAAAGTCTGAAAACCTTCTATTAGTAAACGCTAGATATTCTGGTAATCACTATATCCAACAAGAAGCGAAGAACTTTCCTTCTGATGCAACACTTTATCATGATATGGGAGCAGGTTTGATTCAGATGCCTAATGTTTCCGGTATTGATGAAAGAACAATGTTGTCTGGTGTGGCGAGGTCAATTCTAAGTTTTGATGATAGATATTTCTTAACGATGTCTATTAGAGCAGATGGAGCCTCTCAATTTTCTGAAGGAAACAAGTGGGGATATTTCCCTGCAATCTCTGGTGCATGGAAAATCAACAATGAGAAATTCCTAAAGGATAAAAAGAATATTGATCTAGTTAAATTACGAATTGGTTATGGTGAAAACGGTAACCCTGCCACGTATACAGGTCAGTCTTTATCTACATTCAATTCTGGGAGAATCATTTTAGGAAACCCTGAAAACCAATATTCTTCCTATCAAGAAGCATCTTTTACTAATGATGAGTTAAGATGGGAGAAAACGAAAGAAATCAACTTTGGTCTTGATCTAGCTTTCTTTAAAGAAAGAATAGCAATTACAGCAGACTATTATAAAAAGAATACTGAAGACCTATTATTGAATACAAATGTACCTGCATTTACTGGATTCCAAACAGGTTTACTTAATGTAGGTACACTAGAAAATGAAGGTTTTGAATTTTCATTAACTACAGTGAATATCGAAAGAAGAAACTTTTCATGGTCAACAACCAGTAATATTACCTTGGGTAAAACGATTATCACGGAACTTCTCACAGACCCTTTAAGTTCTGGTTATCAAAACCCTTGGGTGTCTGGGCCTACTCAGAGACTAATTGTTGGAGAAGAGTTAGGTACATTCTGGGGGTACAAATCTGATGGTATTTATCAGTATAGTGACTTTGAAGAGTTTCAAGGGATGACTCAAGAGCAGGCGGCCAATAAATTTAAGTCAGATATTGCTAGAGATCCACAAGTAACTTATACACCCTGGAAAGAGTCGGATATTCATCAAGCTAATCAGCCTGGTCAGCAAAAATATAAGGATGTAAATGGTGATGGTAAAATATCTGTAGATGATCAAACAATAATTGGTACTGCACAGCCTGATTTTGTATGGTCAATGAACAACACATTCTCATACAAAAACCTTGAGCTAAGCATCTATTTTGTAGGTGAACAAGGAAAAGATATGGCCAACTTAACCAATTGGAGATTATCATTTATGGATGGTAACTCAAATATCACTCAAGAAATGTATGATACAAGGTGGACACCTGACAATCCGAGTAGCACTAACCATAGGCCATCAAGATATAATACGCAATCACAATTACCTTTTAGTGATCTTGTGATCGAAGATGCATCTTATATCAGGTTAAAGAGAGTAAGTATGACTTACCGTTTTAAAATGAATAAAACTAGAGGTTCAATAATGTTATCAGCTAATGATATTTACACATGGACTAATTATAAAGGATACAATCCAGATGTTTCTTTAAATGGAGCAAACTCATTAATGATGGGACATGATTATGGTATCTATCCACTACCAATTACTTACACTGTTGGAATTTCACTTAGCCTTTAA
- a CDS encoding RagB/SusD family nutrient uptake outer membrane protein — MKNLLSQSLIKATAVSLMALFSCQNFLKEDPKNLITEKDIPQTVEGARTLAYSTYDNWVEGTGLYSRWMYMWDVGTDDMSSFHFLQSIVDTYVLHNVSSQEPFMYQGIWTPLWSGVAKCNKALEVIEQMSIPEEDQVELEAIIGEIRTMRALYFYHLVRMWGDVPYVDETLNKLSDITEIERSPVQEIYEGIIIPDLEAAIEVLPNSYSNEMLGRVSKASAQVILAEVYLTMAGWRKDATGTMVKGNSEYYKNAMDAAYAVINNEGGYDIITQGIGDSPAYAMPWENSFSTESLVEFGAMAGGTDGLYVVTESAVNSNNLFWGQGQLQQFNGAKRGWYVPTPDLFRAFEEGDQRKDFGMLTKTIMANGLEGFSNPVFRKWSDPRIYKGVDGALNHDGDINLILYRVADALLIYAEAANEVNGGPTADAYTQINRLRNRAGLENLQEGLSQEDFRLAVWQERRVELHGECKRKFDLVRQNRLKEMADNRDVYYTSADNPEWKLNVERDSILVTYEPVPYPRHEYIWPIPAEELTLNANWDQNSGY; from the coding sequence ATGAAGAATTTATTATCACAAAGTCTAATAAAAGCAACTGCAGTGTCATTAATGGCATTGTTCAGCTGTCAGAACTTTTTAAAAGAAGACCCTAAAAACCTCATTACAGAAAAAGATATTCCTCAAACTGTTGAAGGAGCTAGAACCTTAGCATATTCTACTTATGATAACTGGGTAGAAGGGACAGGTTTATACTCTAGATGGATGTATATGTGGGATGTAGGAACGGATGATATGTCATCTTTCCATTTTTTACAATCCATTGTAGATACCTATGTTTTGCATAATGTTTCCTCTCAAGAACCATTTATGTACCAGGGAATTTGGACACCGCTTTGGAGTGGTGTTGCAAAGTGTAACAAAGCTTTGGAAGTGATTGAACAAATGTCTATTCCAGAGGAAGATCAAGTAGAATTGGAAGCCATCATTGGTGAAATTAGAACCATGCGTGCTTTATATTTCTATCATTTGGTGAGAATGTGGGGAGACGTACCTTATGTGGATGAGACACTAAATAAGCTAAGTGATATCACTGAAATAGAACGTTCGCCTGTTCAGGAAATCTATGAAGGCATCATTATTCCAGATTTAGAAGCTGCTATTGAGGTATTACCTAATAGCTATTCTAACGAAATGCTTGGTAGAGTTTCAAAAGCATCGGCTCAGGTAATTCTTGCTGAAGTGTACTTAACAATGGCAGGGTGGAGAAAAGATGCCACTGGAACTATGGTAAAAGGAAATAGTGAGTACTATAAAAATGCCATGGATGCTGCTTATGCAGTAATCAATAATGAAGGTGGGTACGATATCATCACTCAAGGAATTGGAGATTCACCTGCTTATGCAATGCCTTGGGAAAACTCATTTTCAACAGAGTCTTTAGTAGAATTTGGAGCAATGGCTGGAGGAACAGATGGTTTGTATGTTGTAACAGAATCTGCTGTAAACAGTAACAACTTATTCTGGGGGCAAGGGCAATTACAACAATTTAATGGAGCAAAAAGAGGTTGGTATGTTCCAACTCCTGACCTTTTTAGAGCATTTGAAGAGGGCGACCAAAGAAAAGACTTTGGTATGTTAACCAAAACGATTATGGCCAACGGTCTTGAAGGTTTTTCTAATCCTGTTTTCAGAAAATGGAGTGATCCTAGAATTTACAAAGGTGTAGACGGAGCTTTAAACCATGATGGAGATATTAATTTGATTTTATATAGAGTGGCAGATGCATTGCTTATCTATGCAGAAGCAGCGAATGAAGTGAATGGAGGTCCAACAGCAGATGCTTATACTCAGATCAATAGATTACGTAATAGAGCAGGTCTAGAAAACTTGCAAGAAGGATTATCTCAAGAAGATTTTAGACTAGCTGTTTGGCAAGAAAGAAGAGTGGAACTACATGGTGAATGTAAAAGGAAATTCGATCTTGTTCGCCAAAATAGACTAAAAGAAATGGCTGATAATAGAGATGTTTATTATACCTCAGCAGATAATCCAGAATGGAAGCTAAATGTAGAAAGAGATTCAATTTTAGTGACATATGAGCCAGTGCCTTATCCTCGTCATGAGTACATTTGGCCAATACCTGCAGAGGAGCTTACTTTAAATGCTAATTGGGATCAAAATAGCGGATACTAA
- a CDS encoding Ig-like domain-containing protein, giving the protein MKYLFYTVGTFLLSFLILGCEQKEEKNTTEYTKLSISPWQSPVDMTMGDTVQFMAFLQPNDDIAEVTWSTLENEDVISIDENGLVIAKTNGWATVLATHSSGMTDTSYIAVDDVVAEVEKIAFRERITNVVEGRTAYVNAYTTPYDVSEIGLIKYAMEDNSIATVDSTGMVTGLQVGLTTVSAITKNVLYEDIAAQASIKVHELVELTEISLASSVVNTFQGLEGKIDFTFLPENGNDTIFELFSSDTSIVAVDGDKYIAKDVGTAFIFLSNGKITEGPIEIEVEKAIDLEDFSIISENGENIIRTINETLQLSVLTIPENATNRKVVWSSSDETIATVDNAGLITATGQGMATITAISEEGGIEKSFTINVSEYLHYFTVGDDSNLESEFIPFEVTVETVTGSGYNGQEESMYKIVRGNHKNSYISFTFQKPLDLGTNGRFKFWAKIEDPGKEITNNRMSIIIRKSDAVGADQKHLGFVSIDTEQYGEWVQYEFDGSKFAGEPIDYFSVNIYCNQANADADGMVMYFNHLEGTYLKD; this is encoded by the coding sequence ATGAAATATTTATTTTATACCGTTGGTACTTTTCTTTTGAGTTTTCTCATCTTAGGTTGTGAGCAAAAAGAAGAAAAAAATACCACAGAATATACAAAGTTAAGTATTAGTCCCTGGCAATCACCTGTTGATATGACGATGGGTGATACGGTACAGTTTATGGCCTTTCTTCAACCCAATGATGATATCGCCGAAGTAACTTGGTCTACACTGGAAAATGAAGATGTAATTTCAATTGATGAGAATGGGTTAGTTATTGCCAAAACTAACGGATGGGCAACAGTATTGGCAACGCATTCATCAGGAATGACAGATACCTCTTATATTGCTGTTGATGATGTGGTTGCTGAGGTGGAAAAGATTGCCTTTCGAGAAAGAATCACAAATGTGGTAGAAGGTAGAACTGCTTATGTAAATGCTTACACTACACCTTATGATGTTAGTGAAATTGGCTTGATCAAATACGCTATGGAAGATAACAGTATTGCTACGGTAGATTCTACGGGAATGGTCACTGGTTTACAGGTAGGATTAACAACTGTCTCAGCAATCACAAAAAATGTTCTTTATGAGGATATTGCTGCTCAGGCATCTATCAAAGTGCATGAGTTAGTAGAACTGACAGAGATTTCACTAGCTTCATCTGTTGTCAATACTTTTCAAGGGTTAGAAGGAAAAATTGACTTTACCTTCCTACCAGAAAATGGCAATGATACTATCTTTGAATTGTTCTCATCAGACACTTCTATTGTAGCAGTTGATGGAGACAAATACATTGCAAAAGATGTAGGGACAGCTTTTATATTCTTATCTAACGGTAAAATTACTGAAGGTCCAATCGAGATTGAAGTGGAAAAAGCGATTGATCTTGAAGATTTTAGTATTATTAGTGAGAACGGTGAGAATATTATCAGAACTATTAATGAGACGTTGCAATTATCTGTATTGACAATTCCTGAGAATGCCACTAATAGAAAAGTAGTATGGTCATCTTCTGATGAAACGATTGCTACTGTTGATAATGCTGGTTTGATCACAGCAACTGGACAAGGAATGGCAACTATTACAGCTATTTCGGAAGAGGGAGGAATTGAAAAGTCATTTACAATAAACGTTAGCGAATACTTACATTATTTTACTGTAGGAGATGACTCCAATTTAGAAAGTGAATTTATACCTTTCGAAGTGACTGTAGAAACAGTGACTGGTTCTGGTTATAATGGCCAAGAGGAAAGCATGTATAAAATAGTTAGGGGAAATCATAAAAACTCATATATATCATTCACTTTTCAAAAACCTCTTGATTTAGGAACCAATGGACGCTTTAAATTCTGGGCAAAAATTGAAGATCCTGGTAAGGAAATCACTAATAACAGAATGTCTATTATTATTAGAAAATCAGACGCTGTAGGTGCAGATCAAAAGCATTTAGGTTTTGTGAGTATTGATACAGAACAATACGGTGAATGGGTACAATATGAATTTGATGGCTCTAAATTTGCCGGCGAACCTATTGATTATTTCAGTGTAAACATATACTGTAACCAAGCGAATGCAGATGCAGATGGGATGGTGATGTATTTTAATCACCTTGAAGGTACTTATTTAAAAGATTAA